The following proteins are co-located in the Spirosoma montaniterrae genome:
- the gldF gene encoding gliding motility-associated ABC transporter permease subunit GldF → MLAIFRKEIDQFFASPIAYIIMGAFLTAVGLLLWVFPDTSLLETGYADMGTFFNLTPYVMLFLVPAVTMRSIADEKRTGTLEWLLTKPVGRWGVVGGKFLASWLLVALMLLPTLLYYWTLYQLGSPVGNIDSAGVFGSYIGLLLLAGVFVAIGLWASSVNDNQVVAFVLGVFFCFLLYVGLSALAGLSMLGVASYYLSYFALDEQYRALGRGLIDSRNLVYLSSLIVLFLFLTANRLKP, encoded by the coding sequence ATGCTTGCCATCTTCCGAAAAGAGATCGATCAATTTTTCGCGTCGCCCATTGCCTACATCATTATGGGCGCGTTTCTGACGGCGGTGGGGCTGCTGCTGTGGGTGTTTCCAGATACCAGCCTGCTCGAAACGGGCTATGCCGATATGGGCACGTTTTTCAACCTCACGCCCTATGTCATGCTGTTTTTAGTGCCCGCCGTAACAATGCGCTCTATTGCCGATGAAAAGCGTACCGGCACGCTCGAATGGCTACTGACCAAGCCCGTAGGTCGCTGGGGTGTCGTAGGCGGTAAATTTCTGGCAAGCTGGCTGTTGGTTGCGTTGATGTTGCTGCCCACGCTGCTTTACTACTGGACGCTCTACCAACTTGGTTCGCCCGTGGGTAACATCGACTCGGCGGGGGTATTTGGGTCGTACATTGGCTTGCTGCTGCTGGCGGGTGTGTTTGTGGCAATTGGCCTATGGGCGTCGTCGGTCAATGACAACCAAGTAGTTGCGTTTGTGTTGGGCGTGTTTTTCTGTTTTTTGCTCTATGTGGGTCTAAGCGCGTTGGCCGGGTTGTCGATGCTCGGCGTGGCATCGTATTACCTGTCATATTTCGCACTCGATGAGCAGTACCGTGCCCTGGGCCGGGGTCTGATCGATTCCCGTAACCTCGTCTACCTCAGCAGCCTGATTGTATTATTCCTCTTTTTAACGGCCAATCGGCTGAAACCTTAA
- a CDS encoding VanZ family protein, which produces MLFGLSRHQLLYAIALIWTITIFIGCSIPSSGIPDITGKDKIIHVAIFVPFGMLWRLVGRSWLWVLVVGTLYGILIEVWQGALPIGREADVYDAIADTIGTILGIMAGWAVLKIGGRGLKG; this is translated from the coding sequence ATGTTGTTCGGACTGTCGCGGCATCAGCTTCTCTATGCCATCGCCCTCATCTGGACGATTACTATTTTTATCGGCTGTTCAATTCCCAGCAGTGGTATTCCCGACATCACCGGTAAAGACAAGATTATCCATGTAGCTATTTTTGTTCCGTTTGGTATGCTCTGGCGACTTGTGGGGCGGTCGTGGTTGTGGGTACTGGTGGTCGGAACGCTCTACGGCATCCTGATCGAAGTCTGGCAAGGTGCTCTGCCCATTGGCCGCGAAGCCGATGTGTACGATGCCATCGCCGACACCATCGGCACCATTCTCGGCATCATGGCAGGCTGGGCAGTATTGAAAATAGGGGGGAGGGGACTGAAGGGGTAA